In Paraburkholderia bryophila, a single genomic region encodes these proteins:
- a CDS encoding ArsR/SmtB family transcription factor has translation MKEKDAIKALSALAQPTRLGIFRLLITAGPDGLSVGVIQEQMELASATLSFHLKELTHAGLVSSRQEGRFVYYASEIDQMNGLVDFLTENCCQGVETADCKPRKKVKC, from the coding sequence ATGAAGGAAAAAGACGCAATCAAAGCCCTGTCCGCGCTCGCCCAGCCGACGCGTCTGGGTATTTTTCGACTGCTGATTACGGCGGGGCCGGACGGGTTGAGCGTAGGTGTTATCCAAGAGCAGATGGAACTGGCAAGCGCCACGCTGTCATTTCATCTCAAGGAACTGACCCATGCTGGCCTGGTGTCGTCGCGGCAGGAGGGGCGATTTGTCTATTACGCCTCAGAAATTGACCAGATGAACGGGCTGGTCGACTTTCTGACTGAAAACTGCTGTCAGGGTGTCGAAACGGCCGACTGCAAACCTCGCAAGAAGGTCAAGTGCTGA
- a CDS encoding ArsR/SmtB family transcription factor, with product MATLDSKTAVKALAALANDNRLAVFRLLVTAGRSGMSPGAIADSLGLPSPTLSFHLKELAHAGLIEGKSQGRHIIYSACYEHMQTLVDFLMENCCAAEQCACATNETEA from the coding sequence ATGGCAACCTTGGACTCAAAAACGGCGGTCAAGGCACTCGCGGCGCTCGCAAACGACAACCGGCTTGCCGTGTTCCGTCTTCTGGTTACCGCTGGTCGGTCAGGCATGAGTCCGGGTGCCATTGCTGACAGTCTCGGGCTTCCTTCGCCCACGCTGTCGTTCCACCTGAAGGAACTCGCTCACGCCGGACTCATTGAAGGCAAGAGCCAGGGACGGCACATCATCTACAGCGCCTGCTACGAGCACATGCAGACACTCGTGGACTTCCTGATGGAAAACTGCTGCGCCGCCGAGCAATGCGCTTGCGCGACCAACGAAACGGAGGCTTGA
- a CDS encoding ArsI/CadI family heavy metal resistance metalloenzyme, with product MKRFHVHVVVPKLDDSVRFYSSMFGAQPTVLKDDYAKWMLEDPRVNFAISARGGETGVNHLGFQVDSDEELSALRQQVIAGSVAVEDQPAAQCCYASSNKYWTQDPAGVPWETYHTLGGIPMFGADSHQSPTSEASGACCAPVASIPAVIEKKVGSCG from the coding sequence ATGAAGCGATTTCACGTTCACGTTGTTGTTCCGAAACTCGACGATAGCGTGCGGTTCTACAGCAGCATGTTTGGCGCCCAGCCAACGGTGCTTAAAGACGATTACGCGAAGTGGATGCTCGAGGACCCGCGCGTGAATTTTGCGATTTCCGCGCGCGGCGGTGAGACGGGTGTGAATCACCTTGGTTTCCAGGTCGACAGCGACGAGGAGCTGTCGGCGCTAAGGCAGCAGGTCATCGCAGGGAGCGTTGCGGTCGAGGACCAGCCCGCAGCACAGTGCTGCTACGCCAGCTCGAACAAATACTGGACGCAGGACCCGGCCGGCGTACCGTGGGAGACGTATCACACGCTTGGTGGCATTCCGATGTTCGGTGCTGACAGCCATCAATCACCCACTTCTGAAGCGAGCGGGGCATGCTGCGCGCCAGTCGCCTCTATCCCCGCTGTCATTGAGAAGAAGGTCGGCAGCTGCGGCTAG
- a CDS encoding metallophosphoesterase translates to MKLLWTTDLHLLNPGVLHSTGVDPEIRLRRCIDDMLSNHGDAKRLVITGDLIQLRNTAAYSVLANILADVRMPVRLLVGNHDDRVALSEVFPDAQLHEGFLQDVEEVDGHQLIYLDTLADGKHSGQLSPQRLAWLDKTLASADGPALLFMHHPPTNVGIPALDKLRLSDGDTELADILRRHRNRQPYLFCGHLHRNVSGIWRGTPYTVMTTPHLGIALRMEQQPLVKVDENPGYGVILCDKDGVVVHTQSLTKDAAV, encoded by the coding sequence ATGAAGCTTCTCTGGACCACGGATTTGCATTTGCTGAATCCCGGTGTGCTTCATTCGACGGGTGTTGACCCGGAAATACGACTACGTCGTTGCATCGACGACATGCTGTCCAATCATGGGGACGCGAAGCGGCTAGTCATAACTGGCGACCTTATACAGCTTCGCAATACGGCGGCGTACTCTGTGTTGGCCAACATACTGGCCGATGTCAGGATGCCAGTGCGACTGCTCGTGGGTAACCACGACGACCGGGTGGCGCTGTCAGAGGTTTTTCCCGACGCGCAACTGCACGAAGGGTTTTTGCAGGATGTGGAAGAAGTAGATGGGCACCAACTGATTTACCTGGACACACTTGCTGATGGCAAGCACTCAGGTCAGTTAAGTCCGCAGCGACTAGCGTGGCTGGACAAAACGCTAGCGTCCGCGGACGGACCGGCCTTGCTCTTTATGCACCATCCACCAACCAACGTCGGAATTCCTGCGCTGGACAAGTTGCGACTTTCCGACGGCGACACTGAACTAGCGGACATACTCCGACGCCATCGAAATCGCCAACCCTATCTGTTCTGTGGCCATTTGCATCGAAACGTTTCAGGTATCTGGCGCGGAACGCCTTACACCGTAATGACGACGCCTCACCTGGGTATCGCGTTGCGTATGGAGCAGCAGCCGCTGGTAAAGGTTGATGAAAATCCCGGGTATGGCGTCATTCTCTGCGACAAAGATGGGGTGGTGGTGCATACGCAGTCGCTGACCAAAGACGCAGCCGTCTGA
- the arsH gene encoding arsenical resistance protein ArsH, translating to MTVHAINGDQSFPAAKPDFFDTNIAAQLGMEGQPPVRILLLYGSLRERSYSRLLVEEAARLLQRFGAETRIFDPRGLPHADDVDVKNHPKVKELLELSLWSEGHVWCSPERHGTITGLIKTQIDHLPLVSGGIRPTQGRTLAVMQVSGGSQSFNSVNQLRQLGRWMRMFTIPNQSSVAKAFEEFEEDGRMKPSSYYDRLVDVMEELVKFTLLLRGRAAYLVDRYSERVKDGRPLDPVTDLASQAIADNSRKEAQASNR from the coding sequence ATGACAGTTCATGCAATCAACGGTGACCAGAGCTTCCCGGCCGCCAAACCGGATTTCTTCGACACCAATATCGCCGCGCAACTGGGCATGGAAGGGCAGCCGCCCGTACGGATACTGCTGCTCTACGGCTCGCTTCGCGAGCGTTCCTATTCGCGCCTGCTCGTCGAAGAGGCCGCTCGCCTGCTGCAACGGTTCGGCGCCGAGACCCGGATTTTTGACCCGCGGGGTCTTCCGCACGCGGACGACGTCGATGTCAAGAACCATCCGAAAGTGAAGGAGCTACTGGAGCTGTCGCTGTGGTCGGAGGGGCATGTCTGGTGCAGCCCCGAGCGTCACGGGACCATCACCGGCCTGATAAAGACGCAGATTGACCACCTGCCGCTCGTGAGCGGCGGTATCCGCCCGACACAGGGGCGCACGCTTGCCGTCATGCAGGTCAGCGGCGGCTCGCAGTCGTTCAACTCTGTGAACCAGCTTCGTCAGCTCGGACGGTGGATGCGAATGTTCACCATCCCCAATCAAAGTTCGGTTGCGAAGGCGTTCGAGGAATTCGAAGAGGATGGCCGGATGAAACCGTCGTCTTACTACGACCGCCTCGTCGATGTCATGGAGGAGCTCGTGAAGTTCACGCTGCTGCTTCGCGGCCGGGCTGCATATCTGGTCGACCGTTACAGCGAGCGCGTGAAGGACGGTCGTCCGCTCGACCCGGTGACCGACCTCGCGTCGCAGGCAATCGCCGACAATTCGCGCAAGGAAGCGCAGGCAAGTAACCGATAA